The proteins below are encoded in one region of Roseovarius bejariae:
- a CDS encoding EcsC family protein: MEIIEKQIDSDEVQRRLHALAQVHSGASNAGIQVLNLIGGQAESLLDRLPPQVRGRLGEGTENALKIAMEAAHRSRDVVGESPGWMTRAVTTAMGAAGGFGGLPSAMAELPVTTTVLLRAIQDVAVEHGFSAQEQGVRHDCLQVFAAAGPLDHDDGADLAFLSTRVAVTGASVHAVIARVAPRLATVLGQKLAAQTIPILGAAAGAATNYAYTSYYQKMAQVHFGLRRLAIDADRDHAELVEEFRAMVTHSPVKRA, translated from the coding sequence TTGGAAATCATTGAAAAACAGATAGATAGCGACGAGGTGCAGCGCCGCTTGCACGCCTTGGCGCAGGTGCATTCCGGGGCCTCGAACGCGGGCATTCAGGTGCTCAACCTGATCGGTGGGCAGGCCGAAAGCCTGCTGGACCGCCTGCCGCCGCAAGTGCGGGGGCGTTTGGGCGAAGGTACTGAAAACGCTTTGAAAATCGCGATGGAGGCGGCGCATCGGTCACGCGATGTGGTGGGGGAAAGCCCCGGATGGATGACCCGTGCGGTGACCACGGCCATGGGTGCGGCGGGTGGATTTGGCGGCCTTCCGAGTGCCATGGCGGAGCTTCCGGTGACCACGACAGTGCTGTTGCGCGCCATTCAGGATGTTGCCGTGGAGCATGGATTTTCCGCTCAAGAACAAGGGGTTAGGCATGATTGCCTGCAGGTTTTCGCGGCTGCCGGACCGTTGGACCATGACGATGGGGCGGATCTGGCCTTTCTGAGTACGCGGGTGGCGGTGACCGGCGCGAGCGTTCATGCGGTGATCGCACGAGTGGCGCCGCGCTTGGCCACGGTGCTGGGCCAGAAACTGGCCGCGCAGACCATACCAATTCTTGGGGCGGCGGCCGGGGCGGCCACAAATTATGCCTATACAAGCTATTACCAGAAGATGGCGCAGGTGCATTTCGGGCTGCGCCGTTTGGCCATCGACGCGGATCGGGACCATGCCGAACTGGTCGAAGAGTTCCGCGCCATGGTCACCCACAGCCCGGTCAAACGAGCCTGA
- a CDS encoding ATP-binding cassette domain-containing protein produces MTKSPVALTITSGAGAKLRPVNDPNAPAAEAPAQVPLQSRFGERAVARAELGATYAAVLGQEVMPRDILEAMMASERTDDQPQPEALAEGLAAVGLLTEVESVAHCMAHQWPALAQMTSGQFVLVLAQQGQEVVIYDTTCTDNRAHVPLAEFEPYFTGILVRAEAPLQAISKTHTEEQAPPHWFWGQFAGFRRHIGEIVLGSFVANLLAVAVALFALQVYDRVIPHQSEATLWVLAAGAGLAIMMEAFLKIARSRLMDGAGRQIELNVQGLLMNRVLGMRSERAGQAPSQLFSSMREFGSVREFFTASAIGTLADVPFIFIFLLLVASIAGNVVWVLVLGGILMVLPGFFLQKKMIRLTQEMQGASAKSSRLLHEAIFELDTLKTQRAEDRFRRLWTELTTLQAVKSSDQRKLASTLTFWSQAVQQATYITAVITGTYLVFAGEFTVGSIIAVSILTSRTLAPLTQLSGTMARWSNVKSALNGLDSIAEAEQDSAPDRTYLRRETIEGGFELREVQFGYDEGAAPVLDIPALSLQPGQKLAVLGANGSGKSTFLKLLSGLYAPTKGRVLLDGADMHQIEPRDLRRLIGYLGQDVRLFTGTLRENLNLTLLERNDDRLLQALDFAGLGQFVKSHPKGLDLEIRDGGQGLSQGQRQSIGWARLWLQDPKVCLLDEPTAALDQTLEKTLVSRLERWLEGRTAVIATHRVPILQLTDRTMILQNGRLAVDGPRDQVLAHLAQGGKGGA; encoded by the coding sequence TTGACGAAATCCCCCGTCGCCTTGACGATCACCTCTGGAGCCGGGGCCAAGCTGCGCCCGGTGAACGACCCCAATGCGCCGGCGGCCGAGGCCCCGGCGCAAGTGCCTTTGCAATCGCGCTTTGGCGAACGGGCGGTGGCACGGGCGGAGCTGGGCGCGACCTATGCCGCGGTGCTGGGCCAGGAGGTCATGCCGCGCGACATCCTTGAGGCCATGATGGCCAGCGAGCGCACCGACGATCAGCCTCAGCCCGAGGCACTGGCCGAAGGATTGGCCGCAGTGGGGTTGCTGACCGAGGTGGAAAGCGTTGCGCATTGCATGGCGCATCAATGGCCCGCCTTGGCGCAGATGACCAGCGGGCAATTCGTTTTGGTTCTGGCGCAGCAGGGGCAGGAGGTGGTGATCTATGACACCACCTGCACGGATAACCGCGCCCATGTGCCACTGGCCGAGTTCGAGCCATATTTTACCGGCATTCTGGTGCGCGCCGAGGCGCCCTTGCAGGCGATCTCGAAGACCCACACCGAGGAACAGGCCCCGCCGCATTGGTTCTGGGGGCAGTTCGCGGGGTTCCGGCGGCACATCGGCGAGATCGTCCTTGGGTCCTTCGTGGCGAACCTTCTGGCGGTGGCGGTCGCGCTGTTTGCGCTTCAGGTCTATGACCGGGTGATCCCGCATCAATCCGAGGCCACGCTTTGGGTGTTGGCTGCCGGGGCGGGACTGGCGATCATGATGGAGGCCTTCCTGAAAATCGCGCGCTCGCGCCTGATGGATGGGGCCGGGCGGCAGATCGAATTGAACGTGCAGGGCCTGTTGATGAACCGGGTGCTTGGGATGCGGTCCGAGCGCGCGGGCCAAGCGCCAAGTCAGTTGTTCAGCTCCATGCGCGAGTTCGGATCGGTGCGGGAGTTCTTTACCGCTTCGGCCATCGGCACGCTCGCCGATGTGCCCTTTATCTTCATCTTCCTGCTGCTGGTGGCCTCGATCGCCGGGAACGTGGTTTGGGTGCTGGTCTTGGGCGGTATCCTGATGGTGCTGCCGGGGTTCTTCTTGCAAAAGAAGATGATCCGTCTGACGCAGGAAATGCAGGGGGCGAGTGCCAAGTCCTCGCGCCTGTTGCACGAGGCGATTTTCGAGCTGGACACCCTCAAGACCCAACGCGCCGAGGATCGGTTTCGCCGCTTGTGGACGGAACTGACCACGCTTCAGGCGGTGAAATCCAGCGATCAGCGCAAGCTGGCCTCGACGCTGACCTTCTGGAGCCAGGCGGTGCAGCAAGCGACCTATATCACGGCGGTGATTACTGGCACCTACCTCGTGTTCGCGGGGGAGTTCACCGTGGGCTCGATCATCGCGGTCAGTATCCTGACCAGCCGGACCTTGGCCCCGCTGACGCAGCTTTCGGGCACCATGGCGCGGTGGAGCAATGTCAAATCGGCGCTCAATGGGCTGGACAGCATCGCCGAGGCCGAACAGGACAGCGCCCCCGACCGGACCTATCTGAGGCGTGAGACCATCGAAGGCGGGTTCGAGCTGCGCGAGGTGCAGTTTGGCTATGACGAAGGGGCGGCGCCCGTGTTGGACATTCCCGCACTGTCGCTGCAACCGGGGCAGAAGCTGGCCGTGTTGGGGGCCAATGGATCGGGCAAGTCCACCTTCCTGAAGCTGTTGTCAGGGCTTTATGCGCCCACGAAAGGCCGGGTTTTGCTGGATGGGGCCGATATGCACCAGATCGAGCCACGCGATTTGCGCCGCTTGATTGGCTATCTGGGCCAGGATGTGCGCCTGTTCACCGGAACCCTGCGCGAGAACCTGAACCTGACGCTTTTGGAACGCAACGACGACCGTCTGTTGCAGGCTTTGGATTTTGCCGGGTTGGGGCAATTCGTCAAAAGCCATCCCAAGGGATTGGACCTTGAAATTCGCGATGGCGGGCAAGGGTTGAGCCAAGGACAGCGGCAATCCATCGGCTGGGCGCGGCTGTGGCTGCAAGACCCCAAGGTGTGCCTGTTGGATGAACCCACCGCAGCCCTTGATCAGACGCTGGAAAAAACGCTGGTCAGCCGTTTGGAACGCTGGCTGGAGGGGCGCACGGCGGTGATCGCCACCCACCGGGTGCCGATCCTGCAACTGACCGACCGGACGATGATCTTGCAAAACGGGCGTCTGGCCGTGGATGGGCCGCGCGATCAGGTGCTGGCGCATCTGGCGCAGGGCGGCAAGGGAGGGGCCTGA
- the hemP gene encoding hemin uptake protein HemP yields the protein MIRAQSKAAPELRPDPTCHDARSLTMGGATATIVLDGKLYTLRITRAGKLILTK from the coding sequence ATGATCCGGGCCCAAAGCAAGGCTGCGCCCGAGCTGCGCCCCGACCCCACGTGCCACGATGCCCGCAGCCTGACCATGGGCGGGGCGACGGCGACCATCGTTCTGGATGGCAAGCTTTATACCCTGCGGATCACGCGGGCGGGCAAGCTGATCCTGACGAAGTAA
- a CDS encoding ABC transporter permease, producing the protein MKQGLSILGSALLAIALWQAVVSLAAPPSYILPGPYDVAETLVTQRGQIWHHTWYTLAEVVLGLALGAGLGALSAIGLAASPLATALLRPMMVFSQAIPVFVLAPILTLWLGYGIWPKVIMALLIIYFPVTSAFFDALMRTPQSWLDLARVMGASRRRVMRHIRIPAALPGLASGLRLAAVYAPIGVIISEWVGASQGLGYLILLALGRVKVDLMFATTIALALMTLLVYAGVDRACRRWLDRAE; encoded by the coding sequence ATGAAACAGGGGCTGTCGATCCTCGGCTCGGCGCTTCTGGCCATCGCGCTCTGGCAGGCGGTGGTCAGCCTTGCCGCGCCGCCCTCCTATATCCTTCCCGGACCATACGACGTGGCCGAAACACTCGTCACCCAGCGCGGGCAGATCTGGCACCATACATGGTACACGCTGGCCGAGGTGGTGCTTGGCCTCGCGCTCGGCGCGGGCCTTGGCGCGCTTTCGGCCATCGGCCTTGCCGCCTCGCCCCTCGCCACGGCGCTTTTGCGTCCGATGATGGTGTTTTCGCAGGCGATCCCGGTGTTCGTGCTGGCCCCGATCCTGACCCTCTGGCTGGGCTACGGCATCTGGCCCAAGGTGATCATGGCGCTGCTGATCATCTATTTCCCCGTCACCTCGGCCTTTTTCGACGCGCTGATGCGCACCCCGCAAAGCTGGCTGGATCTGGCCCGCGTCATGGGGGCCAGCCGCAGGCGCGTGATGCGCCACATCCGTATCCCCGCCGCCCTGCCGGGGCTGGCCTCGGGGCTACGGCTGGCGGCGGTCTATGCGCCCATCGGGGTGATCATCAGCGAATGGGTCGGCGCCTCGCAGGGGCTGGGATACCTCATCCTGCTGGCGCTTGGCCGGGTCAAGGTGGATTTGATGTTCGCCACCACCATTGCCCTGGCGCTGATGACCCTGCTGGTCTATGCGGGCGTCGACCGCGCTTGTCGCCGCTGGCTCGACCGGGCCGAGTAG
- a CDS encoding SDR family NAD(P)-dependent oxidoreductase, giving the protein MHIVITGANRGIGRELHDRYTAAGHDVTGTSRQGGEFATLDVTNPDSHAALARELDGRPVDLLICNAGVYLDKHENLADGFPAAMWADTFAANVTGVFLTVQSLLPNLQMDPGAKLAIISSQMASHTRAPGGSYIYRASKAAALNLGRNLAVDLAPLGVSVGIYHPGWVKTDMGGDAAAITVEESAAGLIDRFNELDRDSTGCFKTYDGQDHPY; this is encoded by the coding sequence ATGCATATCGTCATCACCGGCGCGAACCGTGGGATCGGGCGTGAACTTCATGATCGCTACACCGCTGCGGGCCATGACGTGACGGGGACCTCCCGCCAAGGCGGTGAATTCGCCACGCTGGATGTCACAAACCCCGACAGCCACGCGGCCCTTGCCCGGGAACTGGATGGCAGGCCCGTTGACTTGCTGATCTGCAACGCGGGCGTTTACCTCGACAAGCACGAAAACCTTGCCGATGGCTTTCCCGCCGCGATGTGGGCCGACACCTTCGCTGCCAATGTGACCGGCGTGTTCCTGACCGTGCAGTCGCTCTTGCCCAACCTGCAAATGGACCCGGGCGCGAAACTCGCGATCATCTCAAGCCAGATGGCCAGCCACACCCGCGCCCCCGGCGGCAGCTATATCTACCGCGCGTCCAAGGCCGCCGCGTTGAACCTCGGGCGCAACCTCGCGGTCGATCTCGCCCCCTTGGGCGTCTCGGTGGGCATCTATCATCCGGGGTGGGTCAAGACCGACATGGGCGGCGACGCCGCCGCGATCACGGTCGAAGAATCCGCCGCCGGGTTGATCGACCGTTTCAACGAGCTCGACCGCGACTCCACCGGCTGTTTCAAAACCTACGACGGGCAGGATCACCCCTACTGA
- a CDS encoding HlyD family efflux transporter periplasmic adaptor subunit — protein sequence MSVSATNLAAQLNDRLRGPSLTIWLCAITVWLFILWAAFAWVDEIVRAEGSFISSSRPQIIQNLEGGILSELMVQEGDIVQRGDVLARLHGTQFKSSVEDLRDQITAFEIRRLRLEAELAGQYEFTVPDDMALRSPEMVASEKALLKARQEDFVKRSEGAKQVMEQAREEMRLLENLLKKKIVALIEVTRARGAYADAKTRYDEIVTQTELERAKEYSETLKELGTLKQNLKSSQDQLNRTVLESPMRGIVNNLNVTTIGGVVRPGEQILEIIPLDEELFVEAKVAPENIANIRHGQEATIKLTAYDYTIFGSLKGVVDFISADTFEDENARDPDGNPHYKVTLKVDTANLTPRQERIEIRPGMQAQVELHTGEKTVLQYLLKPLYKSQEAFHEP from the coding sequence ATGTCTGTGAGTGCCACGAACCTTGCCGCGCAGTTGAATGACCGTTTGCGGGGGCCAAGCCTGACCATTTGGCTGTGCGCGATCACGGTGTGGCTGTTCATCCTTTGGGCCGCCTTTGCATGGGTGGATGAGATCGTGCGCGCCGAAGGCTCGTTCATCTCGTCGTCGCGCCCGCAGATCATCCAGAACCTCGAAGGCGGGATCCTGTCGGAACTGATGGTGCAGGAGGGCGATATCGTGCAGCGCGGTGATGTTCTGGCGCGCCTGCATGGCACGCAGTTCAAATCCTCGGTCGAGGATTTGCGCGATCAGATCACCGCGTTCGAAATTCGCCGTTTGCGGTTGGAGGCCGAATTGGCCGGGCAGTATGAATTCACCGTACCCGACGACATGGCCCTGCGCAGCCCCGAGATGGTGGCCTCGGAAAAAGCCCTGCTCAAGGCGCGGCAGGAAGATTTCGTCAAGCGCAGCGAAGGCGCGAAACAGGTGATGGAACAGGCGCGCGAGGAAATGCGCCTTTTGGAAAACCTTTTGAAGAAAAAGATCGTGGCCTTGATCGAGGTGACCCGCGCGCGCGGGGCCTATGCCGATGCCAAGACCCGTTATGACGAGATCGTCACCCAGACCGAATTGGAGCGGGCCAAGGAATATTCCGAGACATTGAAGGAATTGGGCACGCTCAAGCAGAACCTCAAATCCAGTCAGGACCAGTTGAACCGCACCGTGTTGGAAAGCCCGATGCGCGGGATCGTCAATAACCTCAACGTCACCACAATCGGCGGGGTGGTACGCCCCGGTGAGCAAATTCTTGAGATCATCCCGCTGGATGAGGAATTGTTCGTCGAGGCCAAGGTGGCCCCGGAAAACATCGCCAACATCCGCCACGGCCAAGAGGCGACCATCAAGCTAACCGCTTATGACTATACGATTTTTGGATCACTCAAGGGTGTGGTGGATTTTATCTCGGCCGATACATTTGAAGATGAGAACGCCCGCGACCCCGATGGAAACCCGCATTACAAGGTCACCCTGAAGGTGGACACCGCCAACCTGACGCCCCGGCAGGAACGCATCGAAATTCGCCCCGGGATGCAGGCGCAGGTGGAGTTACACACCGGGGAAAAGACCGTGCTGCAATACCTTCTCAAGCCGCTTTACAAAAGCCAGGAAGCCTTCCACGAACCGTGA
- a CDS encoding DUF1178 family protein, protein MIQFTLKCDKDHRFDSWFQSSDAFDKLKAAGMVACTHCGSTNVDKAMMAPSVQASRGKPEAPGAAAPETAPGPLSTPANPAEQAMTDLRKKIEDNADYVGMNFAREARDIHDGLSPERAIYGEAKPDEARKLIEDGVPVAPLPFVPGRKAN, encoded by the coding sequence ATGATTCAATTCACGTTGAAATGTGACAAGGATCACCGCTTTGACAGCTGGTTCCAATCCTCCGACGCCTTCGACAAACTGAAGGCGGCGGGCATGGTCGCCTGCACGCACTGCGGATCAACCAATGTGGACAAGGCCATGATGGCCCCAAGCGTACAGGCCAGCCGCGGCAAACCCGAGGCCCCCGGGGCCGCAGCGCCTGAAACCGCGCCCGGCCCCCTCAGCACCCCGGCAAACCCGGCGGAACAAGCCATGACCGATCTGCGCAAGAAGATCGAGGACAACGCCGATTACGTCGGTATGAACTTCGCCCGCGAGGCGCGAGACATCCACGATGGCCTCTCGCCCGAGCGCGCGATCTATGGCGAGGCCAAGCCCGACGAGGCCCGCAAACTGATTGAAGACGGCGTGCCGGTGGCCCCCCTACCCTTCGTGCCGGGGCGCAAGGCGAACTGA
- a CDS encoding flavin reductase family protein, which yields MFYTPDQGHGLPHNPFNAIVAPRPIGWISTRDAEGHDNLAPYSFFNAVAYVPPQVMFASTSAKPDRDGTKDSVANIRETGVFCVNIVGEALSDAMNRTSGPWPREVDEFTDAGIAKADCETIACSRVSEAPAALECRLTQIVELPGKANFVVFGEVTGIHMRDDCLRDGLFDPAAYRPLARMGYQDYTVVRDTISLKRPE from the coding sequence ATGTTCTACACTCCCGATCAGGGCCACGGCCTGCCCCACAATCCGTTCAACGCCATCGTGGCCCCCCGGCCCATCGGCTGGATCTCCACCCGTGACGCCGAAGGCCACGATAACCTCGCCCCCTATTCGTTCTTCAACGCCGTGGCCTATGTCCCGCCACAGGTAATGTTCGCCTCCACCTCGGCCAAGCCCGACCGCGACGGCACCAAGGATAGCGTCGCCAATATCCGCGAAACCGGGGTGTTTTGCGTCAATATCGTTGGCGAAGCCCTGAGCGACGCGATGAACCGTACCTCCGGCCCATGGCCCCGCGAGGTGGACGAATTCACCGATGCGGGCATCGCCAAAGCAGATTGCGAAACCATCGCCTGTTCCCGGGTGTCCGAGGCGCCCGCCGCCCTCGAGTGCCGCCTGACGCAGATTGTCGAGCTTCCGGGCAAGGCGAATTTCGTTGTTTTCGGTGAGGTCACGGGCATTCACATGCGCGACGATTGCCTGCGTGACGGGCTGTTCGACCCCGCCGCATATCGCCCGCTGGCGCGCATGGGCTATCAGGATTACACCGTGGTACGCGATACCATATCGCTCAAACGCCCGGAATGA
- a CDS encoding N-acetyltransferase, producing the protein MFDLRPETGEDWWEVEALYDLCFAPGREALSSYRLRDDVPPVAGLSMVARDPDGILAGAIRYWPVRVAGEKTLLLGPVAVHPTRQGEGLGGGLIRESLHLAEAQGWQRVLLVGDAPYYGRFGFSKLTAVQMPPPTNPERVLGLELVPGAWDGVRGVVERDA; encoded by the coding sequence GTGTTCGATTTGCGGCCAGAAACAGGTGAGGATTGGTGGGAGGTCGAGGCGCTTTACGACCTCTGCTTCGCGCCGGGACGTGAGGCGCTGTCCTCGTACCGGTTGCGCGATGACGTGCCGCCCGTTGCCGGGTTGAGCATGGTGGCGCGCGACCCCGATGGGATTCTGGCGGGGGCGATCCGCTATTGGCCGGTGCGGGTGGCAGGCGAAAAAACCCTTTTGTTGGGGCCGGTTGCGGTGCACCCGACCCGGCAGGGCGAGGGGCTTGGCGGCGGGTTGATCCGCGAGAGCCTGCATCTGGCCGAGGCGCAGGGCTGGCAGCGGGTGCTGCTGGTGGGCGATGCGCCTTACTATGGACGGTTCGGGTTTTCCAAATTGACAGCTGTGCAGATGCCGCCACCCACCAATCCGGAGCGGGTTTTGGGGCTGGAGCTGGTGCCTGGCGCATGGGATGGCGTAAGGGGCGTGGTGGAACGTGACGCTTGA
- a CDS encoding NUDIX hydrolase, with translation MTLHTIKQLPISLRTQHKSDVRTQFAALCYRIRKDKPEILMITSRASRRWIIPKGWPMDGKTPAQSAMTEAWEEAGVIGKPIDLCLGLYSYRKWMGPKQFLPCVALVYPVRVKSLADDFPEKGQRKRKWMRPKKAAQRVSEPELAQILRNFDPRILGRKT, from the coding sequence ATGACGCTTCATACGATTAAACAGTTGCCGATTTCCCTGCGCACGCAGCACAAAAGTGACGTGCGCACGCAGTTTGCCGCCCTGTGCTACCGAATCCGCAAGGACAAACCCGAAATCCTGATGATCACCAGCCGCGCCTCGCGCCGCTGGATCATCCCCAAGGGCTGGCCGATGGATGGCAAGACCCCGGCGCAAAGCGCCATGACCGAAGCCTGGGAAGAGGCTGGCGTGATCGGCAAACCGATCGACCTGTGCCTTGGGCTTTATTCCTATCGCAAGTGGATGGGGCCAAAACAATTCCTGCCCTGCGTGGCGCTCGTCTATCCGGTCAGGGTGAAATCGCTGGCCGATGACTTTCCCGAAAAAGGCCAGCGCAAGCGCAAATGGATGCGCCCAAAGAAAGCCGCCCAACGGGTGTCCGAGCCGGAACTGGCGCAAATCCTGCGCAATTTCGACCCGCGCATACTGGGCCGCAAAACCTGA
- a CDS encoding ABC transporter permease, with product MSEQFLHRLAWLVVALCVAPIAAAGLAALTGDWQTWRDVLGPVLPRYAGATLTLVVIVGVSTAVLGSITAWLVTVYRFPGVRVLEVALALPLAFPAYVLAYAYTHLLDHPGPVQTLLREVTGWGPRDYWFPEIRSLGGAALMLTIVLYPYVYLLARASFKQQSSNAFLVARTLGRSPIRAFWRVALPMARPAIAGGALLAVMETIADYGTVAFFNVQTFATGIYQAWFSMGDRGAAAQLSLCLLSFALLLAGLERAQRGKARTAGRGARFETMEKPRLTGGVGWMATLICVLPVLLGFVIPVAMLGVMAHGSGQSLLSPRYIGFMQNSVTVAAVASVLTVIGAVLIGFRARTNPGRRSKGMVIAAGLGYAVPGGVIAVGLMVPMAALDNLIDDIMEASFGIDTGLLITGSIWLMVVAYMARFMAAALNAYDSGMATVPAHYDAIGRSLGQPGPKLLWRVHLPVAKTSVMTALLIVFVDVMKELPATLILHPFNFQTLAVQAHRLASDERLAQAAVPSLVLVGFGLIPVALLCRTLGRDNSTGKRSAKMGTAIHAG from the coding sequence ATGTCCGAACAGTTTTTGCATCGCCTCGCCTGGCTCGTGGTGGCCCTTTGCGTGGCGCCCATCGCGGCGGCGGGTCTGGCCGCGCTGACCGGCGATTGGCAGACGTGGCGCGATGTTCTGGGGCCGGTGTTGCCGCGCTATGCGGGGGCGACGCTGACGTTGGTGGTGATCGTCGGGGTCTCGACCGCCGTTCTGGGCAGTATCACCGCGTGGCTGGTCACGGTTTACCGCTTTCCCGGTGTGCGGGTTCTGGAGGTGGCGCTGGCGCTGCCCTTGGCCTTTCCGGCCTATGTTCTGGCCTATGCCTATACCCATCTGCTGGATCACCCCGGCCCGGTGCAGACCCTTCTGCGCGAGGTGACGGGGTGGGGCCCGCGCGACTACTGGTTCCCCGAGATCCGCAGCCTCGGGGGGGCGGCCTTGATGCTGACCATCGTGCTTTACCCTTATGTTTACCTGCTGGCGCGGGCCTCGTTCAAACAGCAGTCGTCCAATGCCTTCCTGGTGGCGCGTACGCTGGGCCGGTCGCCGATCCGGGCCTTCTGGCGCGTGGCGCTGCCGATGGCGCGCCCGGCGATTGCGGGCGGGGCGCTTCTGGCGGTGATGGAGACGATCGCCGATTACGGCACGGTGGCCTTTTTCAACGTGCAGACCTTTGCCACGGGGATTTACCAGGCGTGGTTTTCCATGGGCGACCGCGGGGCTGCGGCGCAGCTTTCGCTGTGCCTGCTGAGTTTCGCTTTGCTTTTGGCGGGGCTGGAGCGGGCACAGCGCGGCAAGGCCCGTACCGCCGGGCGCGGCGCGCGCTTCGAGACGATGGAGAAGCCCCGCCTGACGGGGGGCGTGGGGTGGATGGCCACGCTGATCTGTGTGCTGCCGGTGCTTCTGGGCTTTGTCATCCCGGTGGCGATGCTGGGGGTGATGGCCCATGGATCGGGGCAAAGCCTTCTGTCGCCGCGATACATTGGGTTCATGCAGAATTCGGTCACGGTGGCGGCGGTGGCCTCGGTGCTGACGGTGATCGGCGCGGTGCTGATCGGGTTCCGGGCGAGGACCAACCCGGGGCGGCGCTCCAAGGGCATGGTGATTGCCGCGGGGCTGGGGTACGCGGTGCCGGGCGGGGTGATCGCGGTGGGGTTGATGGTGCCGATGGCGGCGCTGGACAACCTGATCGACGACATCATGGAGGCCAGCTTCGGGATCGACACCGGGCTTCTGATCACCGGGTCGATCTGGCTGATGGTGGTGGCCTACATGGCGCGGTTCATGGCCGCGGCGCTCAATGCCTATGACAGCGGCATGGCCACGGTGCCCGCGCATTACGACGCGATTGGCCGCTCTCTGGGCCAGCCGGGGCCGAAACTGCTGTGGCGGGTGCATCTGCCGGTGGCGAAAACCAGTGTCATGACCGCGCTGCTGATTGTCTTCGTGGACGTGATGAAGGAGCTTCCCGCCACCCTGATCCTGCATCCCTTCAACTTCCAGACGCTGGCGGTGCAGGCCCACAGGCTGGCCTCGGACGAGCGGCTGGCGCAGGCGGCGGTGCCGTCGCTGGTTCTTGTGGGGTTCGGCCTCATCCCGGTGGCCCTCTTGTGCCGCACGCTGGGGCGCGACAACAGCACGGGAAAGCGCAGCGCCAAGATGGGCACGGCGATCCACGCGGGCTGA